A genomic window from Diospyros lotus cultivar Yz01 chromosome 2, ASM1463336v1, whole genome shotgun sequence includes:
- the LOC127793950 gene encoding cytochrome P450 736A117-like: MWSMRDQFYYVLLPPCLFFIFLLIKWLSTIRNPRKNLPPSPPKLPIIGNLHQLGIFPHRSLHSLALKHGPLMLLHLGSVPVLIVSSAEAAQEILKTNDLAFSNRPKSTIARKILYNYKDIAFAPYGEYWRQIRSICVLELLSSKRVQSFRAVREEETALLIDKIKQSCCADSSSVVNLSEILAEHTNNIVCSVALGRKYSGDVAGGQSFKELLGELVELLGVFNVGDYIPWLGWIGHLNGWYGRADKVAKVLDTFLDLVVQEHAEGSERYRGLKIEGDSRLDFVDILLQIQRAGVVGFPLHNDTIKALILDVFAAGTDTTYTALEWIMTELLRNPKSMQILKKEVREAGKGKQGVTELDIEKIPYLKVVIKETLRLHPPLPLLVPRESTQNVKVMGHDIAVGTQVYINAWTIGRDPLIWDEAEEFKPERFLDCSTDFKGNHFEFIPFGAGRRGCPGLQFATAVDELALANLVFRFDFALPGGAREDELDLSESAGMTVHKKMPLLAIVSLASV; the protein is encoded by the exons ATGTGGTCGATGAGAGATCAATTCTACTACGTTCTTCTTCCCCCCtgtctcttcttcatcttccttctGATCAAATGGTTAAGCACCATTCGAAATCCCAGAAAAAACCTGCCACCGTCTCCCCCAAAGCTTCCCATAATCGGAAACCTGCACCAGCTCGGCATATTTCCCCATCGCTCGCTCCATTCACTGGCTCTAAAGCATGGGCCGCTGATGCTGCTTCATCTTGGCAGCGTCCCAGTTCTTATCGTCTCCTCCGCTGAGGCAGCTCAAGAAATCTTGAAAACCAATGATCTCGCCTTCTCAAACAGGCCCAAATCCACCATCGCTCGCAAGATTTTGTATAATTACAAGGACATAGCTTTTGCTCCTTATGGTGAGTATTGGCGACAGATCAGAAGCATATGCGTGCTCGAGCTTCTCAGCAGCAAGAGAGTGCAGTCTTTTCGCGCcgtgagagaagaagaaactgCCCTTCTAATTGACAAGATCAAACAATCTTGTTGTGCCGATTCTTCATCAGTG GTGAATCTAAGTGAAATACTTGCGGAGCATACAAATAACATAGTGTGCAGTGTCGCGCTAGGGAGGAAGTACAGCGGCGACGTCGCCGGAGGGCAGAGCTTTAAAGAGCTTTTGGGGGAGTTAGTGGAGCTGTTGGGTGTGTTCAATGTGGGGGACTACATTCCATGGCTTGGATGGATTGGCCATTTGAATGGGTGGTATGGTAGAGCAGATAAGGTTGCTAAGGTACTTGATACTTTTTTGGACCTTGTGGTTCAAGAGCATGCGGAGGGAAGTGAGAGATATAGAGGTCTCAAGATTGAAGGTGACAGTCGACTTGATTTTGTGGATATTTTGCTTCAAATTCAGAGGGCTGGAGTTGTTGGCTTTCCTCTTCATAATGATACCATCAAAGCTCTCATCTTG GATGTGTTTGCAGCTGGAACCGATACTACATATACAGCTTTAGAATGGATTATGACAGAacttttaagaaatcctaaatCTATGCAAATACTAAAGAAAGAAGTGCGAGAAGCGGGCAAGGGCAAGCAAGGTGTAACTGAGTTGGACATAGAAAAAATCCCATACTTGAAGGTTGTGATAAAAGAAACTTTGCGTTTACACCCTCCATTGCCTTTACTGGTTCCTCGAGAATCAACCCAAAATGTCAAAGTGATGGGTCATGATATAGCAGTtggcacacaagtatatataaatGCTTGGACGATTGGAAGGGATCCACTAATATGGGATGAGGCTGAAGAGTTCAAGCCAGAAAGGTTTTTGGATTGTTCAACAGACTTCAAAGGAAATCATTTCGAGTTCATTCCATTTGGCGCTGGGCGAAGAGGTTGCCCAGGACTCCAATTCGCCACGGCAGTGGATGAACTTGCATTGGCAAATTTGGTCTTCAGATTTGATTTTGCCCTACCTGGTGGAGCAAGAGAAGACGAGTTGGACTTGAGTGAAAGTGCTGGGATGACGGTTCACAAGAAGATGCCTCTATTAGCTATTGTATCACTAGCTTCTGTCTAG